A genomic segment from Ignavibacteriales bacterium encodes:
- a CDS encoding T9SS type A sorting domain-containing protein: MKSKSNQTIVFAFLLILTFSISSSAQSGPYLGQDPPGLTPKLFVPNYLMSNSDWWWHGGIDFISNGQEMFLDIYCPAELGGIRIRYMKLINGEWTIPESAPFSSSSQYADASPSFIDNGHKVIFISDRPNGYYGSFWSTTRSGSIWSNPQPVYVPWLQSLSSGWGMTLSNNETIYTQLIDNNSNTDFDLYRIRKVNGQYLLPERLDNNINSSYMEMGAFIDPDERYIIFESNRPSAAGFSDLYISFKNSEGNWTQAINMGEPINSDFEDGSPYVSSDYNYFFFLSDRNGSRNPYWVDAEIINGFISGIREELINQIPDNFKLSQNYPNPFNPSTTIMYELNKTAHVKLIITNVLGEIILEAVDEIKNAGVYEYQFNATNLSSGIYFYQLTAGNYWDIKKMLLIQ, translated from the coding sequence ATGAAATCAAAATCTAATCAAACAATTGTGTTTGCTTTTTTATTGATATTAACTTTTTCTATTAGTTCATCTGCGCAAAGCGGACCATACTTGGGTCAAGATCCTCCGGGTTTAACCCCAAAACTATTTGTTCCAAATTATTTAATGTCAAACAGTGATTGGTGGTGGCACGGTGGAATTGATTTTATATCGAATGGACAGGAAATGTTTTTAGATATTTATTGCCCCGCTGAGCTCGGAGGTATTAGAATACGATATATGAAATTAATAAATGGTGAATGGACGATACCAGAATCAGCTCCGTTTTCAAGTTCATCCCAATATGCAGATGCATCTCCTTCATTTATTGACAATGGACACAAAGTCATTTTTATTTCAGATCGTCCAAACGGTTATTACGGTAGTTTTTGGTCTACGACCAGATCAGGTAGTATATGGTCTAATCCTCAACCGGTATATGTACCATGGCTGCAGTCATTAAGCAGTGGATGGGGAATGACTCTTTCAAATAATGAAACCATTTATACACAGTTGATCGACAATAACAGCAACACTGACTTTGATTTATACAGGATTAGGAAAGTTAATGGACAATATTTATTGCCGGAAAGGCTGGATAATAATATTAACTCTTCTTACATGGAAATGGGTGCTTTTATCGATCCGGATGAGAGATATATTATTTTTGAATCAAATAGACCGAGTGCTGCAGGATTTTCCGATCTATACATCAGCTTTAAAAATTCAGAAGGAAACTGGACACAAGCTATAAATATGGGTGAGCCTATAAATTCGGATTTTGAGGATGGATCTCCATATGTTTCATCTGATTATAATTATTTCTTCTTTTTAAGCGACCGCAATGGTAGTAGAAATCCTTATTGGGTTGATGCAGAAATTATTAATGGTTTTATATCCGGAATTAGAGAAGAATTGATTAATCAAATTCCAGATAATTTTAAATTATCTCAAAATTACCCGAATCCATTTAATCCTTCGACCACAATAATGTATGAATTAAATAAAACAGCACATGTAAAATTGATTATTACAAATGTTCTTGGAGAAATTATTCTCGAAGCAGTTGATGAGATAAAGAATGCGGGAGTTTATGAGTATCAATTTAATGCCACTAATCTTTCTAGCGGCATATATTTCTATCAGCTTACAGCTGGAAATTATTGGGATATAAAAAAAATGCTGCTTATCCAATAG
- a CDS encoding serine hydrolase — protein MNIHKGNSALFLRICLLILIFFFGSSCSNEIADSIAPVNTQILDEAFVQAQQIQNIKSLVVFHNGSIIKEGFFNGGGADVPHDVRSVTKSVMGLLIGIAIEKGFIPSIDQTIGGYLSPLIQNLSTEKANITIRHLLTMSSGFEWDEYTSNAGYNNWISSPNQVQYLFDKELVTQPGQIFNYNSAALHLLSVILSIATNMQTLDFANQYLFEPLEIGERNWSIDKQGFNNGGAGLKITPHDMIKIGQLILDGGLYKGDRIISFQWIDEILGSKISTNNINPFANGYSYCFWTGQNSDGQYVFANGYGGQFIVIIPNLNLVVVATNQWSGVVSTVANEQWYRTLDLIMSQVLAAFN, from the coding sequence ATGAATATACATAAGGGAAACTCAGCTTTATTTTTGCGAATTTGTTTGTTGATCTTAATTTTCTTCTTTGGGTCCTCCTGTTCGAATGAAATTGCAGATTCAATAGCGCCCGTGAATACTCAAATTCTTGATGAGGCTTTTGTTCAAGCGCAGCAAATACAAAATATTAAAAGCCTTGTAGTTTTTCATAACGGAAGTATAATTAAAGAAGGGTTTTTTAATGGCGGCGGTGCGGATGTACCTCACGATGTTAGATCAGTTACCAAAAGTGTAATGGGATTATTGATCGGAATTGCAATTGAAAAAGGATTTATACCATCTATTGACCAAACAATAGGTGGTTATCTTAGTCCATTAATCCAAAATCTAAGCACAGAAAAAGCTAATATTACAATTCGTCATCTCCTAACCATGAGCAGCGGTTTTGAATGGGACGAATATACTTCTAATGCTGGTTATAATAATTGGATTTCATCACCCAATCAGGTTCAATATCTTTTTGATAAGGAATTAGTTACACAGCCAGGTCAAATCTTTAACTACAATTCTGCAGCTTTACATCTTCTTTCTGTAATTCTATCCATAGCAACAAATATGCAAACTCTTGATTTTGCAAACCAATATTTATTTGAACCTTTAGAGATTGGTGAAAGAAATTGGTCAATAGATAAACAAGGATTTAATAATGGAGGAGCTGGTTTAAAGATTACCCCGCATGATATGATAAAAATTGGTCAGCTTATTCTTGACGGCGGATTGTATAAGGGAGATAGAATTATTTCTTTTCAATGGATTGATGAAATACTGGGTTCAAAAATTTCAACTAATAATATCAATCCATTTGCAAACGGATACAGTTATTGCTTCTGGACCGGGCAAAACTCAGATGGACAATATGTGTTTGCTAATGGATATGGTGGGCAATTTATTGTTATCATACCTAATTTAAACTTAGTTGTTGTTGCAACAAATCAATGGAGCGGGGTTGTATCTACAGTAGCAAATGAGCAATGGTATCGAACATTGGATTTAATAATGTCTCAGGTTCTAGCAGCATTCAATTAA
- a CDS encoding radical SAM protein, with amino-acid sequence MKKKIYLIQPSYKDQAGKLLKGKKLYIISLTLPALSAIIPDDWEKEFCYEYFEDVNFYTDASIIGISSMGYEIFRGAELADEFRKRGKIVIFGGFQPHISKDYIESHCNSVIHGNPGYNDMTKILNDAQSGVLQKDYYCKTDLNYKIDYTVLDTQRIFFTPVILNVGCYNNCDFCCVASIYKGKYYLRKFKYIAEELEYLHNSTRNIAFIDTNIYNNRNYLIKLCNVMIERKYNFVWGAQCTINIGEDIETLTLMKKAGCKVLFIGMESIEQQNLTYLNKNYKTDSFQQKIKNIHNAGIKIAAFFIYGLDNDTPDTSKQLSRFIIDNNIALPMINILVPIPGSRVYEQLEKEGRILMKSKLDFLKNNIAYNSSFNICFYLPKNMTPQQVEDGFLDLLRRLSGFYQIVKRSLSKSVTLTLLLLYMNWLFRKEYIELNHRKSLK; translated from the coding sequence ATGAAAAAGAAAATATATCTGATTCAACCTTCATATAAAGATCAAGCTGGTAAATTATTGAAAGGAAAGAAACTTTATATTATTTCACTGACTTTACCCGCTTTAAGCGCCATTATACCTGATGATTGGGAAAAAGAATTTTGCTATGAATATTTTGAGGATGTTAATTTTTATACCGATGCTTCCATTATCGGGATTTCCTCAATGGGTTATGAGATTTTCAGAGGAGCTGAGTTAGCAGATGAATTTAGAAAGAGAGGAAAGATAGTAATATTTGGAGGCTTCCAACCGCATATAAGTAAGGATTATATAGAAAGCCATTGTAATTCAGTCATTCATGGTAATCCGGGATATAATGATATGACTAAAATATTGAATGACGCTCAATCAGGTGTGTTGCAAAAAGATTACTATTGCAAAACCGATCTCAATTACAAAATTGATTATACAGTTTTAGATACCCAAAGAATCTTCTTTACACCAGTTATATTAAATGTTGGGTGTTATAACAATTGTGATTTTTGTTGCGTTGCCTCAATCTATAAAGGTAAATATTATCTGCGAAAATTTAAATATATAGCGGAAGAACTTGAATACCTTCACAATTCAACACGGAATATCGCATTTATTGATACCAATATTTATAATAATAGAAATTATCTGATAAAATTGTGCAATGTGATGATTGAACGAAAATATAATTTTGTATGGGGTGCACAGTGTACGATTAATATCGGTGAGGATATTGAAACATTAACACTGATGAAAAAAGCTGGATGCAAAGTGTTGTTTATCGGAATGGAATCTATTGAACAGCAGAATCTTACTTATTTAAATAAAAATTATAAGACTGATTCATTTCAGCAAAAAATTAAAAATATTCATAATGCGGGGATAAAAATAGCTGCTTTCTTTATATATGGACTTGACAACGATACTCCAGACACTTCTAAGCAATTAAGTCGGTTTATTATTGACAATAATATTGCACTTCCAATGATAAATATTTTAGTCCCTATACCTGGATCAAGAGTATATGAGCAATTAGAAAAGGAAGGGAGAATATTAATGAAAAGTAAACTCGATTTTCTCAAGAATAACATTGCATACAATTCTTCGTTTAACATCTGCTTTTATCTGCCTAAGAATATGACTCCGCAGCAAGTTGAGGATGGATTCCTTGATCTGTTAAGAAGGTTATCAGGTTTTTATCAGATTGTAAAGCGTTCATTATCTAAAAGTGTAACACTAACATTGTTGTTGTTATATATGAATTGGCTTTTTAGAAAAGAATATATTGAATTGAATCATAGAAAAAGCTTAAAGTAA
- a CDS encoding ABC transporter ATP-binding protein: MNEKDNNQNIVDLKRVSKIYEAKANKTNALYEINFSAKRGELLLLLGPSGSGKTTMLTIIAGFNRPTEGIVYLFGKDINNYTQSELQLLRAEKIGFIFQSFLLIDALTVYQNVELVLRFSPSNRLNSKRNALDALSRVGILHLAARTPLELSHGEKQRTAIARAFANNADLLIADEPTASLETKQGEEIITLLHSYASEFKKCVIVASHDLRLKTLADKIYNIENGSIVNLEIPLKEIHEA; this comes from the coding sequence ATGAACGAAAAAGATAACAACCAAAATATTGTTGACTTAAAAAGAGTATCTAAAATATATGAGGCGAAAGCGAATAAGACTAACGCTTTGTATGAAATTAATTTTTCAGCTAAAAGAGGGGAACTACTTCTTTTGCTTGGTCCAAGTGGTAGTGGTAAAACAACAATGCTTACAATTATTGCAGGTTTTAATAGACCAACTGAGGGAATTGTATATCTGTTCGGAAAAGATATTAATAATTATACTCAGTCAGAGCTGCAGCTATTAAGAGCGGAAAAAATTGGATTCATCTTTCAGTCTTTTTTATTAATTGATGCTTTAACTGTATATCAAAATGTAGAGTTGGTTCTCAGATTTTCTCCTAGTAATCGACTTAATTCAAAAAGAAATGCTTTGGATGCACTTAGTAGAGTTGGGATTTTACATTTAGCTGCAAGAACACCCTTGGAACTTAGCCATGGTGAGAAACAAAGAACCGCCATAGCAAGAGCGTTTGCCAACAATGCTGATTTGCTAATAGCAGATGAGCCCACAGCCAGTCTAGAAACAAAGCAAGGCGAAGAAATTATCACACTTTTGCATTCTTATGCCAGTGAGTTCAAAAAATGTGTTATAGTGGCAAGTCATGATTTGAGGTTAAAGACTCTGGCAGATAAAATATATAATATCGAAAATGGGAGTATTGTGAATTTAGAAATACCATTAAAAGAAATTCACGAGGCATGA
- a CDS encoding ABC transporter permease, with product MYVLRILISQPLRLLLTLLGIALCIILIMFILGIYNGVAEGSVEYIRKTKADIWVLQANSTNIIRGTSLLPAIYLNAIKKDKAVKNATSVLILLTNIKIKNVNATVLLTGYVPGSEGGPPIINEGREINSNNEIILDRSFSAKYNINIDDEVFINEDTLRVVGICSGTNAVVTQYAFVTLEYEQSTIELPGLASFFILNCNKGSNLSDLQKRIESMFPGRFSIYQNRKFLENNIAEMEAGILPLFFAIAAIGGVVLAIILSLILSVNILERRKDFALMKLLGSPKSYLYILIISQALILSLISELLGVILFYPIVNFIENISPEVNTIINYDHLIYITLATCIISLLSALFSFGRIRKIYPLEVFS from the coding sequence ATGTACGTCCTTAGAATATTAATTTCTCAGCCATTAAGGTTATTATTGACCCTTCTGGGAATAGCTCTTTGCATTATTTTAATAATGTTTATCCTTGGTATTTACAATGGAGTAGCAGAAGGTTCAGTGGAATATATAAGGAAAACTAAGGCTGACATATGGGTATTACAAGCTAATTCAACTAATATTATTCGTGGAACATCCCTTCTTCCTGCAATATATCTTAACGCAATTAAAAAAGACAAAGCTGTAAAAAATGCGACCTCGGTTTTGATTCTTCTTACAAATATTAAAATAAAAAATGTTAATGCGACGGTTTTACTAACGGGATATGTACCTGGATCAGAAGGTGGCCCGCCGATAATAAATGAAGGCAGAGAAATAAATAGTAATAATGAAATTATACTTGATAGGTCTTTTTCCGCAAAATATAATATCAATATTGATGATGAAGTTTTCATTAACGAAGATACACTGAGAGTGGTTGGTATATGTAGTGGAACAAATGCAGTTGTTACACAATATGCATTCGTAACACTTGAATATGAGCAATCTACTATTGAGCTGCCAGGGCTTGCTAGTTTTTTTATACTTAATTGTAATAAAGGAAGTAATTTGTCTGATCTTCAAAAAAGAATAGAAAGTATGTTCCCAGGCAGATTCTCTATCTATCAAAATCGAAAATTTTTAGAAAATAATATTGCTGAAATGGAAGCAGGGATACTCCCTTTGTTTTTTGCTATAGCGGCTATTGGAGGTGTTGTCCTTGCTATAATCTTAAGCTTGATTCTTTCAGTTAATATATTAGAAAGAAGAAAAGATTTTGCACTAATGAAATTATTGGGCTCTCCTAAAAGTTATCTTTATATCTTAATTATTTCTCAGGCATTAATTCTATCGTTAATTTCAGAATTATTAGGTGTAATATTATTCTATCCAATTGTAAATTTTATCGAAAATATCTCTCCTGAAGTTAATACCATAATTAATTACGATCATTTAATTTATATAACACTTGCTACTTGCATAATAAGTTTATTAAGTGCTCTATTTTCATTCGGACGGATCCGGAAGATTTATCCGTTAGAGGTATTCTCATGA
- a CDS encoding DUF2062 domain-containing protein, with translation MKKILKNNLPDIMRKSKEYLFKSSESNLKLSISVGVGVFTGIIPIWGFQTILAIILAFIFRLNKIIMLAVSNFSQPPVTPFVILASFLLGGLFINTETGVFHYSSKTDYEFIKNNLLQYVVGSIILAIILSLLTAMITYTFLNSLRRDGNEKNI, from the coding sequence ATGAAAAAAATCTTGAAAAATAATTTACCTGATATAATGAGGAAGTCGAAAGAATACTTATTTAAGAGCAGTGAATCAAATTTAAAACTATCAATATCTGTGGGTGTTGGAGTTTTTACAGGAATTATTCCGATATGGGGTTTCCAGACAATCTTGGCTATCATTCTTGCTTTTATTTTTAGACTAAATAAAATAATTATGCTGGCTGTATCTAACTTTAGTCAACCTCCGGTTACTCCGTTTGTCATTCTTGCTAGCTTTCTGCTTGGAGGACTTTTTATAAATACAGAGACAGGAGTATTTCATTATTCTTCAAAAACAGACTATGAGTTTATTAAAAATAATTTACTTCAGTATGTTGTAGGAAGTATAATCTTAGCAATTATACTTTCGCTTCTTACCGCAATGATAACATATACCTTTTTAAATTCACTAAGAAGAGACGGAAATGAAAAAAATATATAA
- a CDS encoding NAD-dependent epimerase/dehydratase family protein yields the protein MNRGTVLVTGAAGFVGRQVVKELNDKGYNVKAGFYQTNNIFNEYKNVEPVHIDILNKNSIRNAMEGADTVYHFAALVDSKQSLEILYNINVEGTKNVWECLSELGIKKALYCSSTAVYGLLGKSNKIITENNKALAIEPYGYSKLRGEIEALEIARRSSITTIVIRPVAIFGPGEHTPFGKNLREAAVSRLLIAGGFQNKKFNFVHVEDVADAAVYLMETQTVSGEVFNICMHEPILFEEAFQSYIRVLKRAGSSYFKIRLLALISVLLHRIPGILNWITNNFGEKYIFKIWHPGFDLNYSSEKLLKTSFRYKWNNFEEIFYSCLDNQ from the coding sequence ATGAATAGAGGAACCGTTCTTGTTACTGGTGCTGCAGGGTTTGTAGGAAGACAAGTGGTTAAAGAACTTAATGATAAAGGATACAATGTAAAAGCTGGCTTTTACCAGACAAATAATATTTTTAACGAGTATAAAAATGTTGAACCTGTACATATTGATATACTCAACAAAAACTCAATAAGAAATGCAATGGAAGGCGCCGATACTGTTTATCACTTTGCAGCATTGGTTGATTCAAAACAAAGCTTGGAAATATTATATAATATAAATGTTGAAGGGACAAAAAATGTTTGGGAGTGTTTATCAGAATTAGGAATCAAAAAGGCATTGTATTGCAGCAGTACAGCTGTTTATGGACTCCTGGGAAAATCAAATAAAATTATTACAGAAAATAACAAAGCTCTTGCTATTGAACCTTATGGTTACTCAAAACTGAGAGGCGAAATTGAAGCCCTGGAAATAGCAAGAAGATCAAGCATCACCACAATTGTTATCAGGCCTGTAGCAATTTTTGGCCCCGGTGAGCATACCCCTTTTGGAAAAAATTTAAGAGAGGCAGCTGTTTCAAGACTTCTAATTGCGGGAGGTTTTCAAAACAAGAAATTTAATTTTGTACATGTTGAAGATGTAGCGGATGCTGCTGTTTATCTGATGGAGACTCAAACGGTGAGTGGTGAAGTGTTTAATATTTGTATGCACGAACCAATATTATTTGAAGAGGCATTTCAATCATATATTCGGGTGTTAAAACGGGCAGGCAGTTCGTATTTTAAAATAAGACTTCTCGCTTTAATCTCTGTTTTGCTTCATAGAATTCCTGGTATTCTTAATTGGATAACAAATAATTTTGGTGAAAAATATATATTTAAAATCTGGCATCCGGGTTTTGATCTAAATTATTCTTCCGAAAAATTACTTAAAACATCATTCAGATATAAATGGAATAATTTTGAGGAAATATTTTATTCATGTTTAGATAATCAGTAA
- a CDS encoding carbamoyltransferase codes for MYCLGYSGFTRDSHLAEGILSPFAKTNQDFNTIFEFHEGEVPFSFFPLGYFGHDASAALFLDGKVIACASEERFTRLKYSLNLTGNTLLPKNAIKYCLNYAGITIKDVDQVAHYCSFDKPVIEKRLELLKPFISISDQKKVEESYSNIFNAMMKREVLLEQFEKMTGVVPDKFVQVRHHDAHAASAFYPSGFSNSLILTLDGTGELESSIVAIGKENSISEIGNVLLPTSLGALYLIITVFLGFKSLGDEYKVMGLASYGDAKKYKQVFSKLIILGENGQYFTPLLSKAGLKEFIIENLGPARKANDSFEERHSNIAAALQESLNEAVLHTLRYFQSETQLSNLTMAGGVALNCTLNGKIARSGLFKNIFIQPAASDEGCSAGAALYAYFNETEKTHTDKVKWYDVYLGTEYTEDEISKALDTFKNDVIASKPDDIIEAVASAIADGKVVGWFQGRMEFGPRALGNRSILADPRDPLMKDKINEKVKRRESFRPFAPAVLEEEAKEYFDMTGLDHSPFMLFTVPVYDDKSKIIPAVTHVDGTARIQTVSSETNPMFWNLIHKFKNITGLPVLLNTSFNVKNEPIVCSPKDAISCFLSTNIDCVAIGNYMVMKRGTYE; via the coding sequence ATGTACTGTCTGGGATATTCAGGATTCACAAGAGACTCTCATTTAGCCGAGGGTATACTAAGTCCGTTTGCAAAAACTAATCAAGACTTTAATACAATATTTGAGTTTCATGAAGGAGAAGTACCGTTTTCATTTTTCCCATTGGGTTATTTTGGTCACGATGCTTCTGCAGCTTTATTCCTCGACGGAAAAGTAATTGCCTGTGCATCTGAGGAAAGATTTACACGTTTAAAGTATTCTCTTAATCTTACAGGTAATACTTTGCTGCCAAAAAATGCTATCAAGTACTGTCTTAATTATGCTGGAATTACTATTAAAGATGTTGATCAGGTTGCACACTATTGCAGTTTTGATAAACCGGTTATTGAAAAAAGATTAGAACTTTTAAAACCTTTCATTTCTATCAGTGATCAAAAAAAAGTAGAAGAATCTTATTCTAATATATTTAACGCGATGATGAAAAGGGAAGTACTCCTTGAACAGTTCGAAAAAATGACTGGAGTGGTTCCGGATAAATTTGTTCAGGTTCGTCATCATGATGCACATGCAGCAAGTGCATTTTATCCCTCTGGTTTTTCAAATTCCTTAATTCTCACTTTAGATGGTACAGGCGAACTTGAAAGTTCTATAGTTGCTATTGGAAAAGAAAACTCTATTTCTGAAATTGGAAATGTACTACTTCCTACTTCACTTGGAGCATTGTATCTAATAATTACAGTATTTCTAGGGTTTAAAAGTCTTGGAGATGAATATAAAGTGATGGGGCTGGCATCTTATGGTGACGCTAAAAAATATAAACAAGTATTTAGTAAATTAATTATTTTAGGTGAAAATGGTCAATACTTCACCCCATTGTTGTCTAAAGCAGGATTAAAAGAATTTATAATTGAAAACCTTGGTCCGGCAAGAAAGGCAAACGATTCATTTGAGGAACGGCATTCCAATATTGCTGCTGCGTTGCAGGAGTCATTAAATGAAGCAGTATTACACACATTAAGATATTTTCAATCAGAAACACAACTATCTAATCTTACAATGGCAGGTGGTGTCGCTTTAAATTGTACTTTAAATGGAAAAATTGCCCGCTCGGGATTATTTAAAAATATTTTTATTCAACCTGCTGCTTCTGACGAAGGATGCAGCGCTGGGGCGGCTTTGTATGCTTACTTTAATGAGACTGAGAAAACTCATACTGATAAGGTAAAATGGTACGATGTTTATCTTGGTACTGAATATACAGAAGATGAAATTTCAAAAGCTTTAGATACATTTAAAAATGATGTTATCGCATCCAAGCCCGATGATATAATCGAAGCAGTAGCTTCTGCAATTGCTGATGGGAAAGTGGTTGGTTGGTTTCAGGGTAGAATGGAGTTTGGCCCAAGAGCTTTAGGAAACAGAAGTATTTTAGCAGATCCAAGAGACCCGCTGATGAAAGATAAAATTAACGAAAAGGTAAAACGCAGAGAATCGTTCAGACCTTTCGCTCCGGCTGTATTGGAAGAGGAGGCGAAAGAATATTTTGATATGACCGGATTAGATCACTCTCCTTTTATGCTATTTACTGTCCCAGTTTATGATGATAAGTCCAAAATAATACCAGCGGTAACGCATGTTGATGGAACAGCAAGAATACAAACTGTATCTTCAGAAACTAACCCAATGTTTTGGAATTTAATACATAAGTTCAAAAATATTACCGGACTCCCGGTATTATTAAATACTTCCTTTAATGTAAAAAATGAACCGATAGTATGTAGTCCTAAGGATGCTATATCATGTTTTTTGTCAACGAATATAGATTGTGTTGCTATTGGTAATTACATGGTAATGAAGCGAGGCACTTATGAATAG
- a CDS encoding methyltransferase domain-containing protein — translation MRRFSQSVAGISSGKNNIHILDAGCGTGNTSISLASRYKDIEFLGLDNSSHSINQAILNTKKKSLANLTFRKWNLVKSLPGTLKYDIVLCLGVLHHTANMQKVLRNLNKILKDSGELFLWIYGKHGRYNHSLNMSLLKMLIKVKPKPDNIIELAGEFATKTAQGLPLIELIGKTKTDEMQLDAFKTPVWIADQFLNPYELLIDMEELIQLTKKTGFKIVQILGMEQNISEEFDSTELAERYMKLSKNKKLIAADLLLKPERYFVVLHKSKNRRRKR, via the coding sequence ATGCGCAGATTTTCTCAAAGTGTTGCTGGAATATCAAGTGGAAAGAATAACATTCATATACTTGATGCCGGCTGTGGTACTGGCAATACTTCCATTTCTCTTGCCAGCCGTTATAAAGACATTGAGTTTTTGGGATTGGATAATTCTTCTCATTCAATAAATCAGGCGATTCTTAATACTAAAAAAAAATCTTTGGCAAATTTAACTTTTCGAAAGTGGAACCTGGTAAAATCTTTACCCGGAACCTTGAAATATGATATCGTGCTTTGTCTGGGTGTCCTGCACCACACAGCTAATATGCAAAAGGTTTTAAGAAATCTAAACAAGATACTTAAGGATTCCGGTGAATTGTTTTTATGGATTTATGGAAAACATGGCCGGTATAATCACTCCTTGAATATGTCTTTGCTTAAGATGCTGATTAAAGTAAAACCCAAACCAGATAATATTATTGAACTTGCTGGTGAGTTCGCAACAAAAACTGCGCAAGGGTTACCCCTTATTGAACTTATCGGAAAAACTAAAACTGATGAAATGCAACTAGATGCTTTTAAGACACCTGTATGGATCGCCGATCAATTCTTGAATCCATACGAATTGTTAATAGATATGGAGGAGTTAATACAATTAACTAAAAAGACAGGGTTTAAAATTGTTCAGATACTTGGAATGGAACAGAACATTTCAGAAGAATTTGATTCCACTGAATTAGCAGAACGATATATGAAACTTAGTAAAAATAAAAAGCTGATTGCAGCTGATCTTCTCTTAAAACCAGAACGGTATTTTGTTGTTTTACATAAATCAAAGAACAGAAGGAGAAAGAGATAA